The segment GGGCCTTGTCAGTATTAAAAGGTTCAAGCTTGAACCACTGTGTCTATGAGCTTAAGGATATATCAATTATCATAACCATAACCGGAACTGTATACGAAGGCTGTCGGAAAGCTTAATTAGCAATGTCAATAATCTAATGTTAGTAGAAATGAATATCTTATTTGTGACGTTGATTCATTAAAGTACGAAAACAGAATCAAAGATCCtaacctttttctttttcttcttctaaaagTATTAAAGCTCTCAAGCTCTGTGTCTTTCCTTAAAAGTATAAAGTAGAGATGATGATTTGAGCAagtgaagaaacaaaaaaaaaaaaagaaggtttgATCAATTTCTTATTGTTAAGTGTAgctatcaaaaaaaaaaacatatactgTAAGAAGTCCTTTTTATGGCCGTTTCTCCTTACAGTCAGAGTAAAACCATCTTTCTGTCTCTTTCTACAGATATGTCGTCAGTCATCACTGTCACGTACGTATATGGGtacgactctctctctcttttaattCAAAAAGCGATGTTGGTTAGTATTGTCCTGTACGATTTGGTATATTCGCGTTATGATTTTGATTTGACAGAGTAACTgctctgtatatatatatgccaaAACatatctctctgtctctctctctctctctctctccttgcaCCAGTTCACAAGTGAACAGAAGAGTTCAGGCTTTTTGTTTGGCTTTCCTTGTTTTAGCAGAAGTGAAttagtaagagagagagagagagaaatgatGAGAAGTGTTGAGAGAGTGAAGGAGTTTCTTAGACCCTTGGTTGATTCCAGAGACTGGGACTTTTGCGTTATCTGGAAACTCGGTGATGATCCTTCTAGGTACACACACACTCTCGCATTCTGTTCCTTGTTTTCAGGGtttcttttgttctttgtgAATCttcaacttttgttttttttttccattttgaCCCATACTGATATGGGGtcttagaagcttttattttcTACTGTTCCTTATAATTCCGTTTAATCAGCAGGTTTATTGAATGGATGGGATGCTGCTGCAGTGGTAGTTATACTGATAACAACATTAAGCATGAAAATGTGGAAgtagaagaacaagaagagagacAAAAGATGATGAGCTGTATTTGCAGAGATGAACATAACAAGCATCATATAAGAAGCCTAGCTTGTGAATCTCTTTCTCGTTTTCCTCTCTTCATACCTCTCTATCCCGGGTATGTTATGTTTCATCCGCACAAACCTCTAagacttaatatttttttgtttttttttaaatgatacaaGCTCCTTAAAATTTACAGGATTCATGGAGAAGTAGTCATGTCTAAATCTCCCAAATGGTTGATTAATTCAGGTCTAGGATCTAAACAGgtaaccccaaaaaaaaaaacactttcagGTTTGATCATAAAAACAAATCTGATCtcgatttttgtttgttttgtttgtttgcaggATATGTTTAGAACACGGGTTCTTGTCCCTGTCCGTGATGGTCTAGTTGAACTTTTCTCCTTCACAATGGTAATATATATTAAGCATTTACCTTTCTAAATcggtttacaaatttttaaatggTAACTTTCATAAAATGccattctctctgttttttggTTGTTTCAGAAACCAGTTGATGAAAGCATGGTTGATGTGATCATATCGCATTGTAACGCCTTCTTCGAACCATTCCCTGAACAAACATTTCCATGTGGGGAACAAGCGCCGTGTTTGACTGTGATGAACAAGCAAGAGAATGTGGTGATGCAAGATAATAAGAAGCTgactaataatgaaaatttcaaatcaaAGAATCTTCAttcagagagaaaaagaagagagaggcTTAATCAGAGAATCTATGCCCTAAGAGCCTTAGTCCCTGTCATGACAAAGGTTCCCTCTTATAAAACTCATTTTTGGTTTCTGGATCACTCTTCTTGTGTGAACCACATCCCTTGTTGATTTGATTTATCCACATGATTATGCTATGCAGATGAATAAAAATGGAGCTCTTAGTGATGCGGTTGATTACATCAATGAACTGCTGGTGGAGAAGCAGAAACTTGAAGACGAGCTGAGTGGAATCAGCGAGGTAGAATGCAGAGCAGAGGAAGAAGCTGTGATAGCTAATCCAGAAGCTGAAAAAGTTTCCTATGAACTCAACAAGAAAGAGAACAACAACGAGGTATCTACTATAGAGACTTAAGATCATATCCATATATATCAGACTGACCTGGTGAAATTTGGTTTCTGGACTCGTTCAGGTGAATCTTGAAGTCCACGAGACTGGTGAGGGAGATTTCTTGATTCGTGTCGCACAGGGGCATAAACGAGATGGATTCAAGAGGTTGATAGAAGCTGTAGATTCGTGTGGACTTGAGATCATCCATGTCAATTTCACCAGACTCGACCTCAGTGTCATGACCATTCTCAATGTTAAGGTAACTTGATTACATCTCTTTTACCCTACTTAAGTCGCAGATTCttgaaatttgatatatatttgcATCTTTTAGGCGAACAAAGACGGAACTACACGTGAAGATCTGAGAGATTTGCTGCTGGAGATGATGATAACTTCAGAAAACCCTAATGCAGAGTCTGCAAAACAGTGTACATAACCAACCAAAAATGGGTCAGCAAATGTTTTGTTTGCTTCAGCCACAAGTTACAGCTTAGATCTGATTTTCACAAGCTTCATGGTGACAAGTTTATATGTTGACAGTATTATCAAAAAGTGCAAAAGATCAACATAACAACCGGCTCCATGTGGTGGATTGTGGCTTCTTAAATCCATTTTGTTACATCAGTTTAttttcattatctttttattcAACCTCACTTGGTTCTGGCTAATCAAGTGAGGCATTTAAGTAGCAAGTGTcatctataaaaggaaacaactCAATAATCAAATTCGTCTTGCATAATTAACTTCGTTCGACCCATATTCGATCTCAGTTTACTTTCTAAATAAACGAGCTTCCTAACCTTTGTctctaattaatttattaaatatttgatcgCATCACACTTTCAACAAGAAGAATAGAAAAGACATTAGTTTTGAACTAAACTATAACTCGTAGGCAGTGGTACTAGTAGGTAGTCGAGCTTTTAGTCTAAAGAAAGATATACATTCATCTACATTAATTGTTCATACTGATCTTTAACTTGCAAGAACCATCAACATACATCATGATCAGACTGAACTCTGTTTCTCGCAGGCTTCCCAATCTGTAAACAATCAATAGGAGGAAGAGTAGGAGTGTTGAGCTCACCAAATGTCTGCCAGCAAAAAGGATCATACATATGATACCGTTCTTGAACCGGTTTAAGCTCAATTCCAGATAACTGCACATCTACGCATGGAAAGTCATCGCTGCATGCGAAATGAACCGGTTTCACTGTGTACGTGCCTTTAATCTTCTCATAAGTCACTCCTTCAACTGCAACCGCTGATGTCTGGTTCTTACATGTGGTATGGTCACAGTAGAATTGATCTATCACTATTGGAAGCTGGACTTCGTTGAGTTGAATGTTTGAGAAGAGTATCCCTTTCACTGATCCTACTCCTCCTTGCCATGTCTTGATCCTGACGCCTGTCATCGTGTTGTGCATAGCCACGTCTCGTACTGTTATGTTGGAGACGCAGGCTTTTGTGCTGTCTTTGCCAAGACTACCAATGCTGATGCCGTGACCTGGTCCACAGTTTATgttgtgtatatatacattCGAGCAACCTGTTTGGATTGAGATACAGTCATCTCCtgcacacacaaacacacacacacacatattaGTAGAACATTCAGATTATTCAAGATTCAAGAATTCAAGATTCCTACCGCAAGCGAGAGTTGAGCTGTGAATGAGGACATCTCTGGTGTTCTGGAGGTGAATCCCGTCAGTGTTTGGACTGTCACCGGGTGAAGAAACGACCATGTCATGTACCAAAACGTCGACGCAGTTATCGAACTTGAGGTGACATTGAGGACTGTTTTGGATCGTTATACCAGATACTTCCACGCCAACACTACCGTAGAATCGCAGTGCCTTGATAAACAAGAAACACAAATCAGTACACAAACACCAGTGAGCTTACAACTTCACAATCCCAAAACTCTTTCTCACCGTTGGTTTGATGCTTGGCATCTTCCAATCAAGCTCACTTCTTATCTGTTAAATGTGAAACAAAAAGAGTTTTGATCTTTGATGAAAATGTGACGtgctgaagaagaaagaagaagagacgaTGAACATACAGGCATTGGAGTGTTTTGGTGAACAGAGTTGTTCAAGGGAACAATGAGCTTGGTTTCACCATCAATGAAAGGGTAATCTTGTTGCCACCAACCTGAGCCTCTTCCATCAATCACACCTTTCCCTTGTACTTTAATACCTTTCAGCTTTGTGAAATCAATCCACCACATTAACCCTTTCCCCCATGATTTTGCATCCGTTGGAGCTATGATCGTCCCATCAAGCTGAACAGGACACTAACTTTAGATTCTTTACTGAAATGAGAAATGctttttatattcaaaagatCATTCTCACCTGAAACACAATGTTAGCTTGACAATAAGGACCAGAGAATGAGATTGGACCGACAAGGAAAGTGTAATCAGGTGGTATGATCATCATCGATGCCTCTACTTTGCAAGCAGCCGCCCAAGCCCCTTCAAACGCCTGTAAATGTTTATGAAACTTTATTAATCACCGTTATAATAATGGTTACTATGCCTAGTGATGTGTGGTCCCATTTGTAATCTGTTATTTCTGTTGTCACTTACCTTATATTCGTTTGTCTTTTTCTTCTGGCGAAAGTAAACATAGAACTAAAAAGTTTAAAGTGACTTCACAGACAGAGAAACCTGTTTCTtagctctgtttttttcttgttctgtCTCAGTGTTCTCAcatttgtaatttatttattgttttacaaaatcatgaaaactatatataaaactaaataaataaaaaaacaaaacaacccCTAGGATTGATAACTATACGGACGAAATTAATGagctaattttaatttttacctTAGTGTCATCACATTTGCCATCACCCTTTGCGCCAAAATCcatcacattgaaaattttggatCCCTTTAGCGGCGGCAGAGACGGTGGTTGGAATTTTGGGGGCCGTGAAACCACGGGAGAGTTATTATGGTCACCTTTTGCTGGCGTTTTCagctttggttttggtttaggtttagaCTTTTGGTGATGATTATGGTTGTTGTTGTGTGAGCTATGGTGACTGTGATGAGTGTGGGTTTTTGGTTTCTTGCTTGACAAGGAATCAGACAAGTCAGAGGAGCTTCGGTGGTTATGTCTCCAATGTCTTCCTCTTCTAGCAATGCAGGTCTCTAGAGTTATGGACCATACTAAAACCGCCATTAACATTATCATTGTGATGCTTCCCAGCCTTAGACTTCTTCTCATTATCATTTTTCCTTTCTCAAGGAGAGTATCTAGTGGTTGagactttgttttttttgtggtgGCTTAAGTTGAAGAAAGAGAAGGTTTTTGAGGGGATTTAAATAAGGAAGCAATCCAAGAATGTTGAGAGGCTCACGGGTTTTCAAaacgaaattttattttaaaattctgtaACGAAACTGAAtcaatatctatcttattaaagtagaaataatttaagcttttgtttggtaatagggataggagtctttaaaaaaattaaattttgtttggtaacaaagatagtagagaattttgtcttttccttatttaaatgatagatttaagta is part of the Raphanus sativus cultivar WK10039 chromosome 5, ASM80110v3, whole genome shotgun sequence genome and harbors:
- the LOC108805228 gene encoding polygalacturonase At1g48100, with protein sequence MIMRRSLRLGSITMIMLMAVLVWSITLETCIARRGRHWRHNHRSSSDLSDSLSSKKPKTHTHHSHHSSHNNNHNHHQKSKPKPKPKLKTPAKGDHNNSPVVSRPPKFQPPSLPPLKGSKIFNVMDFGAKGDGKCDDTKAFEGAWAAACKVEASMMIIPPDYTFLVGPISFSGPYCQANIVFQLDGTIIAPTDAKSWGKGLMWWIDFTKLKGIKVQGKGVIDGRGSGWWQQDYPFIDGETKLIVPLNNSVHQNTPMPIRSELDWKMPSIKPTALRFYGSVGVEVSGITIQNSPQCHLKFDNCVDVLVHDMVVSSPGDSPNTDGIHLQNTRDVLIHSSTLACGDDCISIQTGCSNVYIHNINCGPGHGISIGSLGKDSTKACVSNITVRDVAMHNTMTGVRIKTWQGGVGSVKGILFSNIQLNEVQLPIVIDQFYCDHTTCKNQTSAVAVEGVTYEKIKGTYTVKPVHFACSDDFPCVDVQLSGIELKPVQERYHMYDPFCWQTFGELNTPTLPPIDCLQIGKPARNRVQSDHDVC
- the LOC108805230 gene encoding transcription factor bHLH90: MMRSVERVKEFLRPLVDSRDWDFCVIWKLGDDPSRFIEWMGCCCSGSYTDNNIKHENVEVEEQEERQKMMSCICRDEHNKHHIRSLACESLSRFPLFIPLYPGIHGEVVMSKSPKWLINSGLGSKQDMFRTRVLVPVRDGLVELFSFTMKPVDESMVDVIISHCNAFFEPFPEQTFPCGEQAPCLTVMNKQENVVMQDNKKLTNNENFKSKNLHSERKRRERLNQRIYALRALVPVMTKMNKNGALSDAVDYINELLVEKQKLEDELSGISEVECRAEEEAVIANPEAEKVSYELNKKENNNEVNLEVHETGEGDFLIRVAQGHKRDGFKRLIEAVDSCGLEIIHVNFTRLDLSVMTILNVKANKDGTTREDLRDLLLEMMITSENPNAESAKQCT